The genomic segment CCCCCGAGGGGCCCCTCAACCCACCCGCTCGACAGCCCGCCGGCCGCGGCCCGCCTCGAGGGAGTCGACCGGTACCGCCGCGCCGCGTAACCTTCGCTCTTCACGCACCCCCGCCCCCCTTGGCCCGAGGAGTCCACGCCCATGGAGCCGGTGTACACACCTGTGGTCGGTGCGGCGATCGCCTTCTTCAAGATCATGGGATGGGACCTCCGCGTCCGGGGGAGCGAGCACGTCCCGGCCGAGGGGCCCGCCGTCCTCGCCACCAACCACATCGGCTACCTCGACTTCGCGTTCGTGGGCTACGCCGCGCGCGACCAGGGGCGCCTCGTGCGGTTCCTGGCGAAGAAGGAGATCTTCGACCACCCGGTCGCGGGGCCGCTCATGCGCGGCATGAAGCACATCGCGGTCGACCGCTTCGGCCGAGCCGACGTCGCCGTGCGCGCCGCGAGCGACGCCCTGCGCCGCGGCGAGGTCATCGGCATGTTCCCCGAGTCGACGATCAGCCGCTCCTTCGTGCCGGCGGCCGGCAAGACGGGCGCCGCCCGGATGGCGATGAACGCCTCGGCGCCGCTCGTGCCGGGCGCGGTCTGGGGGTCGCAGCGGATCGTCACGAAGGGCCGCCCGCCGAACTGGCAGCGGCGCGTCGTCATCACCGTCGACTTCGGCGCCCCGATCCCCTACGAGCCCGACGACGACGCCGGGGAGGTCACCAAGCGCCTCATGGCCCGCATCGGCGAGCTCGTCGAGCGGGCCGCCGAGGAGTACCCGCAGCGACCCGCTGACGACGACGACCGCTGGTGGCTGCCCGCCCACCTCGGCGGCACCGCCCCGACGACCGCGGAGGCGGAGGAGATGGCGGTCAAGGAGCGCATCCGCCGCCGCACTCGGCGCCAGGCCGAGCGCAAGCGCGAAACGGGCGCCTGAACCCGGCCCACCACACAGCCACTGCCGTTGCCGCACGTCACCCGACGTGCGCCCCGGCGCCCGGCCGTTCCCGCCGCGGCGGGAGCGCGGTTCCTCGTCTGACGTGCCGCCGGCGCCCTACGCGCGCAGCGAGACGATGGCCGCGCCCTCACGGACGAGGTCGTAGAGCTGGACCACGTCGGTGTTCGTGAGACGCACGCAGCCCTTCGACGCGTCGGTGCCGATCGAGTCGACGTTCGCGGTGCCGTGGAAGCGGATCGCGGGCGCGTCCCAGTTGATGGCGCGGACGCCGAGGGGGTTGTTCACCCCTGGGCCGATGGTGGGCGGCATGTTGGCTCCCCAGCCGTTCGGCGAGGGGTTGACCCACGTCGGCATGTGGCGCTTCGCCGTGACGGTGTACCGCCCGACCGGCGTGGGATGGTCGCCCGTCCCCACCGCGACGTCCCAGGAGTGGGTGATCACGCCGCCCCGGTAGAGGTAGAGCTTGTGCTCGAGCTGGCGGAGCAGGAGCACCTGGTCGAAGGACGCCGTGGTGACCTCGGGCGCGACGGGGTGGACGACGAGGTCGACGGCCTCGTCGCCCTCGGTCACCGCCTCGTAGAGGCTCTCGGCGCCGGCCTCGGTGTCAACGACCCGCCCGTCGCTGCCCGCGACGATCTGCACCCAGCCCGTCGAGTAGTCCAGGGCGGCGTCCGTGGGAGCGAGGTTCACCTCGGCGGCGATCGCGTCGACGAAGTCGCGCGCGCCCTCCTCGGAGTGCGTGACGGTGACGTCCCGCGCGAAGTCGAGCTCCTCGCCGAACCAGCGCATGCGAGCGTAGCCGATCCACCCGGGGTGGGCGCTCGCGTCCACGGCTGCGGCGACTGCCTCCTCGGCGTCGCTCGTCGCTCCGAGCTCGCGGGGGGTGGTGGACCACTCCTCCGTCTGCCAGCGCACGGTCACCGGGCGGTCGAGCTCGGGCGCGATGGACTCCTCGACGGCGGCGAGCGCCTCCTCGGCCGTGAGGCCGCTGACGTCCACGCCGGCCACGGTCGCGGTCGGCAGGATGCGCCCGTCGTAGCTCCCCGCGTACGCAGCCGTCCCGTAGCCGACCACCGCACCGGCG from the Egibacteraceae bacterium genome contains:
- a CDS encoding lysophospholipid acyltransferase family protein, giving the protein MEPVYTPVVGAAIAFFKIMGWDLRVRGSEHVPAEGPAVLATNHIGYLDFAFVGYAARDQGRLVRFLAKKEIFDHPVAGPLMRGMKHIAVDRFGRADVAVRAASDALRRGEVIGMFPESTISRSFVPAAGKTGAARMAMNASAPLVPGAVWGSQRIVTKGRPPNWQRRVVITVDFGAPIPYEPDDDAGEVTKRLMARIGELVERAAEEYPQRPADDDDRWWLPAHLGGTAPTTAEAEEMAVKERIRRRTRRQAERKRETGA
- a CDS encoding L,D-transpeptidase family protein, with product MPERGHRRRWLWGTGAVVGLAALAAGAVVGYGTAAYAGSYDGRILPTATVAGVDVSGLTAEEALAAVEESIAPELDRPVTVRWQTEEWSTTPRELGATSDAEEAVAAAVDASAHPGWIGYARMRWFGEELDFARDVTVTHSEEGARDFVDAIAAEVNLAPTDAALDYSTGWVQIVAGSDGRVVDTEAGAESLYEAVTEGDEAVDLVVHPVAPEVTTASFDQVLLLRQLEHKLYLYRGGVITHSWDVAVGTGDHPTPVGRYTVTAKRHMPTWVNPSPNGWGANMPPTIGPGVNNPLGVRAINWDAPAIRFHGTANVDSIGTDASKGCVRLTNTDVVQLYDLVREGAAIVSLRA